Below is a genomic region from Fusobacterium perfoetens.
AAACTGGAGAGCTATCAGAGATGTTCAGGTTGATATTTATAAGGAGAAAAGAAACACAAGAATATAAAATAGACAGATATATAAAATTTTTAGAGCCATTAACAATAATCATAATAGGTTTATTTGTGGGAGTGATATTTATTGGAGTTTATTCTCCAATTTTAAATATGATGAGTAGTATTTAAGGAGGAAGTATTATGAGGAAAAAAGAAAAAGGTTTTTCACTGATTGAAATTTTGGTAGTTCTTGGAATAATCGGATTATTTACTACATTTTTAACTCCCAAAATATCATATTATTTAGCTCTTGGAAAAGAAACAAAGGCAATTGCCACTTTAAATAATTTAAGAACGGCTTCGGAGATGTATCAATTAGAAAAAGGAGAGGCATTAGGAAAAGGAAAACTTGATGGAAATTTAACAAAAGATGATGTAGAAAAATTAAAAGATTTTATTTCAGGTGGATATAAAGATTTGACAAAAAATTTAGAAAACAATACAAATGAAATTTTATATGAAATAGGTGGAAGCAGATCAGAATCTGGAGAAGGTAAAGAGTTAGGAGATATTATTTATGGGGGAAAAGTAAAATTTACTTTTAAAGCTCCAGAAGGAGAAACTTCTGATGGTGTAAAAATTTGGATAACACCAGCAGACAAAGAGGGAGCTTACACTATGAAAGGAATAAAATGGGGAGATTTATAATAGAGATAATTTTTTGGATTGTTTTATCTTTTATTGTAAAATCAGATTTTAAGGAAAAAATAGTTCCAGATAAAATGACATTATTTATTCTTTTATTGGGAGTTATAAAAATAATATTTTTTCAAGAGGATATAGAAAATAAAATAATAGGAATGGGAACTTATCCAGTAATTTTTTTATTACTCTATGGATATGGGGAGTTTCTTTTTAAAAAAGAAGTAGTTGGATTTGGGGACATAAAACTTTTAAGTTCCATAGGATTTTATATTGGGTATTTAGGAATTTATTCTTTGATGGTGTTTTATAATATTATATTTTCATTTTCTCTTTTCTATGGATTGATTTATAAATTTTATTTTAAAAATAATGAAGTTCCTTTTGCTCCTGTAATAGTAATTGGAACTTTTATTTTCTATTTTTTACAAGGAAATTTTATATGAAGAAAAAGGGATTTTTGTTGGTAGATGTTTTAGTATCTATAGCTATTTTTTCAACTGTTATATTTAGTCTTCTTATTCTTATGAACAAAAATATTGAAAATACTAGAAAGATTATGGATCTTCAAGAGGAAAAAAGAGCCATTTTTAATATTGAAAATATATTAAAAAGAGATTTTGACCTAGAGAAAAAAGAAAAAAATTATGAAATCTATCAAGAGAAAAATGAAATTTTTTTAGGGGAAAAATCTAAAAATGAAAGTATAGGAAAATTTAAATATATTTCTTTGGATAATTTGAAAAATATAAAAATTTTTAAAAGAGAAGTTGCTTTAAATAATGAAAATATAGGAGAGATGTTTTATATCTCTGTCAAAATAAAAGGTAAAAAAATAGAAAAAGTTATAGAGGAAAAATATGAAAAATAAAGGTTACTTAGCTTTAGAAAGTATAGTTGTTTTAGGAATTATTTCGGTTATTATTTCTGCAAGTTTTTTAATATTTTCTAATTCTTTAAAAGTAAAAAATAAAATTTTGGATTTTAAAAATCAAGAGATAAATTATAGAAAAAATATAGAATATTTTTTAGATGAGGTACATCAAGGAAAAAATGCGTATATAGACAAAAATAAATTAAAATATGAAATTTTTTTAGAAAATAAAATAGTAGGAGTATATTATTATTTTTCTGGAACATCATTTTATAGAAAAGCAAGTAACTCTGAAAAATTGGAGGAATTTTTGGAAGAGATAAAGGGAGAGTTTTTTCTTGAGAATAATCTTTTAAGAATAAAATTTATTTTTAAGGGAAATGAAGAGGAGTATGTTATTTATGTCCAAGAAAAATAAAGGGGCAGTTCTTTTTATTGTAATAGGAATATTGAGTGTTTTAAGTTGGAGTATTTTTACAGGAAGTTTTATATTAAAAGATCATTATAATAAAATTTTTATAGAGAAAAATGGAGATAATTTAGAAGAAAATAAAAAAATTGCCAATAGTTTCTATAAAATTTATATGAAAAACTTAGAAAATAAAAATATAAAAGACATAGCTAGTTACCTTTTAAAAAAGGGAGAAAAAGAGATATGGGAAGAAAATTTTGGAGATAGTTTTTCATTAACTGATGGTGGATATTATATAGATGAGATTTATATAAGAAAATTTCAAGGAATAGATACAAGTTTTGAAAAAATATATTCAAAAGAAAGTGGTCAAAAAAATAATTATTTTGGGATTATAAAAAATTTTTCAAGTATAAATAGAAGTAATACCATAAGAATAATTTTGAAAAAAGATATAAAAAATTTTAGAATAGGAGATTTGGAAAAGTATTGGATAGAAATTTTTGGAATGGTAGAGATAAAATATTTTTTTAAAGGAAGCAAATATCCTTTGGAGAATATAGAAAAATCTCAAGGAGAGATAGATGTTAAAATTTTTGAAAAGGGAGACAGTAACTTTAAAAATAAGTGATAATAAAATAGAAATAATTTCTGATAAAAAAGAAGTCACTTCCATTAGAAGAGAGTTTATCTCTTTAGGTGAGGACTTAGATAAAATAAAAAAATTCTTTGTTAGAAAAGATATAGAGATATTGTTAGATGATGATATTTTTATTAAAAAGTTTTTTTTAGATAAAGAAGATGCTAGTGAAATTAATATAAAAAAATATATAGAGCAAGAAATTTTAGAAAATCTTTCAGAGGAAAAAGATTTCTATTTTTCTTGCTATTTTTTTGATAAAGATGAAAATTGTGAAATTTTTATAGGAGAAGATATTTTTATATCTACTTTAATAGAATATATAATAAAAAATAATCTAAGTATTTTAAAAATATGTGTATCTAATGAAAAATATATTTTGAAAGATTATGAAAAACTTTTAAAAAATAGTAAAAAATCAAATTTCTCTAAGATTGTGATAGGATTTATTTTATTATTATTGTTTATATTCATATTTAACTTTTTTTATAAAAAGAATTTAGAAAAAAGATTGGAATTTTTAAAAAATGAATATTATTCAAAAGAGAAAATTCTTGATTCGAAGAAAAAAGAATTAGAAGATATAAAAGAAAAGATAACCATTTTAGAAAAGGAGAAAGCTGAGAAAAATATCTCTTATAAAAAATTTATTGATGAGATTTTTTGGATTATAAATATTTTGCCGAGAACTTGTGAAATAAAAAATTTGTATTGGGAAAAGGGAAGTGTAATCCTTGAGGGAAAAAGTCAAAATATAGAGGAAATTTTTAAATTTGCAACCAAACTTGAAAAAGATAAGAGAATAGAAAATATAAATTTTGATTCTATTTTGGAAAAAGATAAAAATTATGAATTTGTTATAGAGATGAGGGTGGAAAATGGAGGAGCTTGATTTAAAAAATAAAATAGCAATTTTTGGGATAGGAATGATATTTCTATATATTTTTGTTCTTTTACCACTTGAAAAAACTTTGGAAGTAAAAAATGAAATTGAAAATTATAATAAAAAAATCTATGTTTCAAGTAAAAAAATAAAAGAAGTAGAAAAACAATTAGATGAAAAATTAAAAGAATTTGAAAAATTAGAAAATTCCATAATAAATTTAGAAGAAAAAAAATATAAATTTGCATCTGTCAGCGAGGGAAATATCTATATATCAAATTTTTTAGAAAAGTATATCCTAGAAGTTCTTGAAATAGGAAGAATAGAAGTTTTAGATGATAATAATTATTTAATTCCTTATAGAGTGGTAGGAGATGAAAAAAATATAATAGATTTTGTAGAATATATAGAGAAAGATAATAAGGTTTTACTGCTTACTAAAAATTTTGAAATAAAAAAAATCAATGATAGTTTTGAACTTTCTTTATATTTTTATATTTTTGTAGAAAATGAAAATATTGAAATAAATAAGGGAGTTAGAAGAAATTTATCCAATAAATTTATAGATATGAGAAAAGTAGAGTTTATAAATAATGATACTGGAATTATTGAGATTGAAAATAAAAAATTTTATATAAATAAAGAAAAAATTATAGAAGTAAATGGAATAAAATATAAAATTGTCTTAAAAAATAAAAAAGTTTTTGTAAAGGATGGGGAGTATGAAAAATAGAATGTGTATTATTTTATATTTTTTTATTTTTATATGTAGTTTTGGATATGAGGGAGAAAATTTTAAAAAACTGCAAGGTAAAATTTTTGAAAATGAGGTAAATGTATCAGGAATTACAGTAGAAAATTTTTTAATTTTTTTGTCAGAAGAAAGTGGAGTAACTTTAGTTTCAAGTGAGGATATAAAAAATAGTGAAGTTTATCTGTATATGGACAAAAATAAAAATTTTTTAGATATTTTAGATGTGTTTTGTAGTTCAAAAGAATATGTGATGAAAGATAGAGGAAATCATATATTGATAAGTAAAAGAGAAAATACGGAGGAAAATAGAGGAGTACTTTTGGGAGAAGTTTTTTCTTCAGAACATAATGAGCGTTTAAAAGGAGTAAAAATTAGTTTATTAGATGATTATTCGAAACCTTGTTATACAACAAAAGATGGAATTTTTAGAATAAATAATATTCCTTATGGTTCCTATTTTATAAAAGGTGAGAAAGATGGTTATGAAGTTGTTGGAGAGATAATTGATATAAATAAAAAGCAAAATAGAATAAAACTTTTATTAGAAAAAAATTATCAATTAGAAAATAGAGAGGATAATACTTCAGAAAATTTTATTATAAAGAAGATAAAGGTTGGAGATTTAGAAAATATAAAGATAGAAGAAATTTTGCCAGATAGAGTAAAAACTCAAATAAAATTAACAAGGGATAATAAAAAAGATATTTTATATATAAGTGGAATTGAAAAAAATGTTAAAGAAGCTGAAAAAATTGTAGAGGAGATTTGTCACTCAAATAAAGGAATAAGAATATCAGTACAAATTTTAGATATAACTGATAATCTTTTTCAAGAGCTTGGTTTTTCTTGGATATATGGGAGAGAAAATCCTTTTGATAAAACAGGGCTAGTAGGTGGAATATTAGATAATTCTTATACTCAAGGAGTTGGAAGTATTTTTAATTCTACTTTTAATTATATTAAAAATTTTGGAAGTGAAGATTCTTATTTAAACTTTGGGATAAATCTTTTAAAAACTAATCAAGATTTAAAAATAAGTACCACTTCATCTATTGTAACTACCAATGGAAAAGAGGGAGAATTGAAAGTTACAAGGGAACAAATCGTTGGTCAAGAAAGGGTAGAAAATATTGAAAATTCTCAAAATACCTATCTTCCAATTTTTAGAGAAGCTGGTACAGTTTTTAAAGTTTTGCCAGAGATTATAGATGGTGAACACACAGCTTTAAAAGTTGTGGTTGAGAGTAGTGATTTTAAAAATTTGAATGGACAAAATGTCAGCGAAGATAGTGAAAATGAAAATTTAGGAAATAAAGTATCAAGAAATTTGGAAACTTCTCTTAAAGTAAGAAATGGAGAAACAGTTTTTATAGGCGGATTAAAAATGGATATTGAACAAAATCAACAAAGTAAACTTCCTTTCATAGGAGACATTCCGGGGATTGGAGTTTTATTTAGAAATACTAAAAAAGGTAAAGAAGCTACAGAACTTTATATAAGAATGAGAGTTGATGTGGTAGAAAATAGTGGTTTTAAGGATTTTGATGTGAAAAATTTTGAAAAAATTGACTAAAAGGATTGATATTCTTTAGAATTATTAGTAAAATAATAGATATGAGGGAAGAAAAATTATTACTAGGTATTAATTCGGAGGAAATATGGAAAAAGAAAGACTTGTAGAGATTATCTCTAATTTTAAGAAAGTAAAAATCGCTGTTGTAGGAGATATAATGTTGGACGATTATTTAATAGGAACTGTTGATAGAATATCTCCAGAAGCTCCAGTACCAGTAGTTTTAATAAAAAAAGAAAAATTTGTTTTAGGGGGAGCGGGAAATGTTATAAACAATCTTGCCACTCTTGGTGCTAAAAGTTATTGCTATGGTTTAGTTGGAGATGATATAGATGGAGATCGTTTGATAGCTTCTATGAAGAATCTTGGAGTAGATACTTCAGCTATAATCAGAAGTGAAGAAAGACCAACAATAGTAAAAAGAAGAATTCTTGGAGGAAGTCAACAACTTTTAAGACTTGATTGGGAAGATCCAAGTGACATAAATGTAATATTAGAAGATGCAATATTAGAAAAATTTGAAGAAAAAATAGATGAGATTGATGGAATAATATTATCAGATTATGATAAAGGAGTACTAACTCCAAAAGTTTCTACAGAGATTATAAAAATGGCTAAGAAAAAAGGAAAAATAGTTGTAGTAGACCCTAAACCATCTAATGTAGAAAATTATATAGGAGCTTCATCTATGACACCAAATAGAAAAGAAGCTGAACTTTGCTTGGGAAATTCTCGTAAAAAGTCTATAGACGAAATAGGAAAAGAGATAAGAGAAAAAATTGAATTAGAAAATCTTCTTATGACAAGAAGTGAAGAGGGAGTAAGCCTTTATGAAGAGGATAAGGTAACAAATATTCCTACTTTTGCTAAGGAGGTTTTTGATGTAACTGGAGCTGGAGATACAGTTATTTCTGTTTATACATTGGCTAAAGCTGCAGGGGCAACTTGGGAAGAAGCTGCTAAAATTGCAAATACAGCAGCAGGAGTTGTAGTTGGTAAAATAGGAACGTCAACAGTTACGGTTGATGAAATTATAAGTTTTTATGATGAAATTTATAAGGAGTGGAATTAGTGATAAGAATAGGAAACGGATATGATGTCCATAAACTTGTAGAGGGAAGAAAACTGATATTAGGTGGAGTGGAGATTCCTTATGAAAAAGGTCTTTTAGGACATTCTGATGCAGATGTTTTAGTTCATGCTATAATGGATAGTCTTTTGGGAGCTTTAGCTCTTGGAGACATAGGACAACATTTTCCAGATAATGATAATAAATACTTGAATATTGATAGTATGATTCTTTTAGAGAAAGTAATGGAACTTATAGAAGACAGAGGTTATAAAATAGGAAATATCGATGCTATAATTGTGGCACAAAGACCTAAACTAAAAGATTTTTTACCTATGATGAGAGAAAAAATATCTAATGTTTTAAAAACTTCTATAGAAAATATAAGTATAAAAGCCACTACTGAAGAAAAATTAGGTTTTACAGGAAGTGGAGAAGGAATAAAATCCTATTCAGTAGTTTTATTAACAAAGGGGGAATAATATGCCATTTATAAAAATTGCTGGGTTACCAGAAAAATTTCTTTGTGATATATCAGAAGATTTAATTGATATAGTAAATAAAGAAACAGATACTCCTAAAGAAAGAATAAGAATTTTTTATAATCCTATGAAAGAAATTGTTGAAAAAAGTTTCGTAGAAGATAGGATTATAATAGATATAGACTGGATGCCAAGACCTATGGAAATGAGAGAAAAAGTATCAAAAGCTTTTTTTGATTATTTGGAAAATAGAGGTTATAAAAAAATAAGAATTTACTTTACAGATATTAATAAGGACTATTATTTTGTAAAATAAAAAAATGTAAGAGTTGTTGTAAATATAGAAATATATTTATAATAGCTCTTATTTTTGTTTTGAGTTAATATTAGAAAAACTTATAGCATAATAAAAAAATATAATAAGAAAATAAAGAAAAAATGTGCTATAATAATTATATACTTGATTAATATAGAATAGTTATAAAATAAATTATTATATAAAAAGAGATTTTATTAATCTAAAAAAGATTATTTTATACTCCTTATATAAAACAAGATGAAATGACATTATTGGTTAAAAAAAGACTTTTTTTAGAACAAATATAGCAAGAAAATGCCCAGAATATAAAAAATAGATTTGTTGAATATAAAAAATATATTTCAAAAGTTAGTGAAATTGGACTATAATACAGATAAATAAAAATATGAGTTCAAAAAATAAATGAATAAGATAAAAAAATGACCTAAATAAATTTTCAGTAGTGTTAAAAATTAATCCTTGATTAGTTTTTTAAGTGAAAATAGGCTAGAATTAAGGAGGAGCAAGATGGAATTTGTAACTTATGAGCAAGAAGGATTTGTAGGAGTGGTAACAATTAACCGTCCTAAAGCTTTAAATGCTTTAAATAGTGGAGTATTAGAGGAATTAGAAGCGACTTTTGATCAAGTTGATTTAGAAACTACAAGGGTAATAATCTTAACAGGAGCTGGAACTAAATCATTTGTTGCTGGAGCAGATATAGCTGAAATGAGTACTTTAACAAAAGAAGAGGGAGAAGCTTTTGGTAAAAAAGGAAATGATGTATTTAGAAAAATAGAAACATTCCCATTACCAGTAATCGCTGCAGTAAATGGATTTGCACTTGGTGGAGGATGTGAAATCTCTATGAGTTGTGATATAAGAATTTGTTCTGAAAATGCTGTGTTTGGACAACCAGAAGTAGGATTAGGAATAACACCAGGATTTGGAGGAACTCAAAGATTAGCTCGTATCATAGGTGTTGGAAAAGCAAAAGAAATGATATATTCAGCTAGTAATATAAAAGCTGAAGAAGCTTATAGAATAGGACTTGTAAATGCTGTTTATTCACAAGAAGAATTAATGGAT
It encodes:
- a CDS encoding type II secretion system protein — translated: MRKKEKGFSLIEILVVLGIIGLFTTFLTPKISYYLALGKETKAIATLNNLRTASEMYQLEKGEALGKGKLDGNLTKDDVEKLKDFISGGYKDLTKNLENNTNEILYEIGGSRSESGEGKELGDIIYGGKVKFTFKAPEGETSDGVKIWITPADKEGAYTMKGIKWGDL
- a CDS encoding A24 family peptidase, giving the protein MGRFIIEIIFWIVLSFIVKSDFKEKIVPDKMTLFILLLGVIKIIFFQEDIENKIIGMGTYPVIFLLLYGYGEFLFKKEVVGFGDIKLLSSIGFYIGYLGIYSLMVFYNIIFSFSLFYGLIYKFYFKNNEVPFAPVIVIGTFIFYFLQGNFI
- a CDS encoding PulJ/GspJ family protein codes for the protein MKKKGFLLVDVLVSIAIFSTVIFSLLILMNKNIENTRKIMDLQEEKRAIFNIENILKRDFDLEKKEKNYEIYQEKNEIFLGEKSKNESIGKFKYISLDNLKNIKIFKREVALNNENIGEMFYISVKIKGKKIEKVIEEKYEK
- a CDS encoding PilN domain-containing protein, encoding MLKFLKRETVTLKISDNKIEIISDKKEVTSIRREFISLGEDLDKIKKFFVRKDIEILLDDDIFIKKFFLDKEDASEINIKKYIEQEILENLSEEKDFYFSCYFFDKDENCEIFIGEDIFISTLIEYIIKNNLSILKICVSNEKYILKDYEKLLKNSKKSNFSKIVIGFILLLLFIFIFNFFYKKNLEKRLEFLKNEYYSKEKILDSKKKELEDIKEKITILEKEKAEKNISYKKFIDEIFWIINILPRTCEIKNLYWEKGSVILEGKSQNIEEIFKFATKLEKDKRIENINFDSILEKDKNYEFVIEMRVENGGA
- the rfaE1 gene encoding D-glycero-beta-D-manno-heptose-7-phosphate kinase, whose translation is MEKERLVEIISNFKKVKIAVVGDIMLDDYLIGTVDRISPEAPVPVVLIKKEKFVLGGAGNVINNLATLGAKSYCYGLVGDDIDGDRLIASMKNLGVDTSAIIRSEERPTIVKRRILGGSQQLLRLDWEDPSDINVILEDAILEKFEEKIDEIDGIILSDYDKGVLTPKVSTEIIKMAKKKGKIVVVDPKPSNVENYIGASSMTPNRKEAELCLGNSRKKSIDEIGKEIREKIELENLLMTRSEEGVSLYEEDKVTNIPTFAKEVFDVTGAGDTVISVYTLAKAAGATWEEAAKIANTAAGVVVGKIGTSTVTVDEIISFYDEIYKEWN
- the ispF gene encoding 2-C-methyl-D-erythritol 2,4-cyclodiphosphate synthase, with the translated sequence MIRIGNGYDVHKLVEGRKLILGGVEIPYEKGLLGHSDADVLVHAIMDSLLGALALGDIGQHFPDNDNKYLNIDSMILLEKVMELIEDRGYKIGNIDAIIVAQRPKLKDFLPMMREKISNVLKTSIENISIKATTEEKLGFTGSGEGIKSYSVVLLTKGE
- a CDS encoding DUF1904 family protein; its protein translation is MPFIKIAGLPEKFLCDISEDLIDIVNKETDTPKERIRIFYNPMKEIVEKSFVEDRIIIDIDWMPRPMEMREKVSKAFFDYLENRGYKKIRIYFTDINKDYYFVK
- a CDS encoding enoyl-CoA hydratase-related protein, giving the protein MEFVTYEQEGFVGVVTINRPKALNALNSGVLEELEATFDQVDLETTRVIILTGAGTKSFVAGADIAEMSTLTKEEGEAFGKKGNDVFRKIETFPLPVIAAVNGFALGGGCEISMSCDIRICSENAVFGQPEVGLGITPGFGGTQRLARIIGVGKAKEMIYSASNIKAEEAYRIGLVNAVYSQEELMDMAKKLANKIARNAPIAVRACKSAMNEGLDVDMDKAIVVEEKAFGSCFETEDQVEGMKAFLEKRKVEGFKNR